Proteins from a single region of Streptococcus oralis:
- a CDS encoding aldo/keto reductase, with protein MKSYTLNNGVSIPVLGFGTWKAENGEVAYQAVLEALKTGYHHIDTAAIYKNEESVGRAIRDSGIPRQEIFVTAKLWNINHSYDEARQAFEESMEKLGLDYLDLYLIHWPNPKPLRENDQWKTRNAEVWRAMEDLYQEGKIRAIGVSNFLPHHLDALLETARIIPAVNQVRLAPGVYQEEVVDYCREKGILLEAWGPFGQGELFEQKEVQEIAAKHGKSVAQIALAWSLAESFLPLPKSVTASRIQSNLDCFGIELSKEEREILKKISVTSGAPRVDEMDF; from the coding sequence ATGAAATCATACACCCTTAATAATGGAGTTTCAATTCCCGTACTAGGATTTGGAACATGGAAAGCTGAAAATGGAGAGGTAGCCTACCAAGCCGTTTTAGAAGCTTTAAAGACCGGCTATCATCATATCGATACTGCAGCTATCTATAAAAATGAGGAGAGCGTTGGTCGTGCTATTCGAGATAGCGGTATTCCACGACAAGAAATCTTTGTAACGGCCAAACTCTGGAATATCAATCACAGCTATGATGAAGCTCGCCAAGCATTTGAAGAATCAATGGAAAAACTGGGATTGGATTATCTAGATTTGTACCTTATCCATTGGCCAAATCCAAAACCACTAAGAGAAAATGATCAATGGAAAACTCGCAATGCTGAAGTCTGGAGAGCGATGGAGGACCTGTACCAAGAAGGTAAAATTCGTGCTATCGGCGTTAGTAATTTCCTTCCCCATCATTTGGATGCCTTACTTGAGACAGCAAGAATCATTCCAGCGGTCAATCAGGTGCGCTTGGCACCAGGAGTTTATCAAGAGGAAGTGGTTGACTACTGTAGAGAGAAAGGAATTCTCTTAGAGGCTTGGGGACCATTTGGGCAAGGAGAGCTGTTTGAACAGAAAGAAGTCCAAGAAATTGCTGCTAAGCATGGGAAATCAGTGGCTCAAATTGCCTTGGCTTGGAGTTTGGCAGAAAGTTTTTTACCCCTACCTAAGTCAGTGACAGCCTCTCGTATCCAGAGCAATCTTGACTGTTTTGGGATTGAACTCAGCAAAGAAGAACGAGAAATCTTAAAGAAAATCTCGGTGACTTCTGGCGCACCTCGTGTGGATGAGATGGATTTTTAG
- a CDS encoding HAD-IA family hydrolase, with amino-acid sequence MKYHDYIWDLGGTLLDNYETSTAAFVETLAQYGIDQEHDCVYEALKVSTAFAIEKFAPDIEGFLENYKENEARELEHPVLFEGIPELLKDISDKGGRHFLVSHRNDQVLELLAKTQIANYFTEVVTASSGFKRKPDPESMIYLRDKYHITSGLVIGDRNIDVEAGKAAGLDAYLFNNVATLRQAIDM; translated from the coding sequence ATGAAATATCACGACTATATATGGGATTTAGGTGGTACCCTATTGGATAATTATGAGACTTCTACAGCAGCCTTTGTAGAAACCTTAGCCCAATACGGAATAGATCAAGAACACGACTGTGTCTACGAAGCCTTGAAGGTTTCGACAGCTTTTGCCATCGAGAAGTTTGCACCAGATATCGAGGGGTTTTTAGAGAACTACAAAGAAAATGAAGCGCGTGAGCTAGAGCATCCAGTTTTGTTTGAGGGAATTCCAGAATTACTCAAAGACATTTCGGACAAGGGTGGTCGCCATTTCTTGGTTTCTCATCGAAATGACCAAGTGCTAGAACTTCTTGCTAAGACCCAGATAGCGAACTACTTCACCGAGGTGGTGACTGCCAGTTCTGGCTTTAAACGAAAACCAGATCCTGAGTCCATGATTTATTTACGTGATAAATATCATATTACATCTGGTTTGGTCATTGGTGATAGAAATATTGATGTAGAAGCAGGTAAAGCTGCTGGCTTAGATGCTTATCTTTTTAATAACGTTGCGACATTGAGACAAGCAATAGACATGTAA
- a CDS encoding S8 family serine peptidase — protein MNRRQRFSLRKYKFGLASVLLGTALVFGASQVSANEQSTGENQAQTQANKTELKDDKHSNSATDQTNTNGIAPVVGEKQEAETSKEDASKQDAKVEAPVDKTAEAQESGKDSTVAKEENQGVVQKETTVDTSPAPATEKASDFEKKEAQVTTAPKTTGETATTEKEQEKAESPKPNSLSSNDIITVPKTWKAGYKGTGTVVAIIDSGLDLNHEVLRISDPSKAKFKNKEAIEAAKKAAGIDYGKWYSDKVVYAYDYFDGTDKIKEAERTSHGMHVTGIAAGNPDKEAPNGEKVYGVAPEAQVMFMRVFSDRQKTTSSALYVKAIDDAVALGADAINMSLGSSTGSMVDAGSDIVDAIKRARAKGVSVLISAGNSNTFGNGYSKPLAENPDYGLVGNPSTVEDSISVASVNNKTLTTAVFEVKGLEGNAGLHNGKFDYNQPEADKDFEKGKEYEYVEAGLGREEDFAKLDLTGKLALIQRGAMNFSEKIKNARKHGAVGALIYNNVEGANINMAIDDEAKKIPSVFISKQYGEALKSGNYKIVFNGKMDNRPSDVANQLSDFSSWGVTTDGQLKPDVTAPGGNIYSSFNDNTYGSISGTSMAAPHVTGVAVLVKEYLQKYHPELTPEQVSETVKALIMSTAKPHVNKDTGTYTSPRQQGSGIVDTAAAVSTDLYVTGENGYPSVTLGNVGDQFTFKVTVHNISDTDRTLKMVVNTNTDEVQDGKFTLRPRKLTEIVWPEVTVKAHSSQTVTVKVDARKFAAELSKQMPNGYFLEGFVRFVDPADDGDIVSLAFMGFRGEFQNLPAVEKPIYNLVREGKNGFYTEVDKENPAVNYSNDATYLATLQNDLLVSKGQRQGRRITVLGIEQNAEGKHVLQLDEKGNVRIAISPNDDGNKDLVEYKTVALRNLVNLRATVYAATDTKHEHPIWEGDAKDLRKNYFDGDSRNLKSYILDNTAWRGQDFDGNTVADGLYDYVISYTPDVPGAKEQYTTFKIQIDTQKPVITSGYIRFKGGNQEFVARKPKDVGQGGILSEKVFYLTPFDQKGTMVLTGKDQSGTRALENTHLIKANADGSYTLPKNVDKANIYYLVEDYAGNVDYISLAELVRDQNSGRVKIALKDAKTNQDIDTLYVYRIKNSKGEYVDVDKTKAIHFLQFGHYTAEIFSYDRTELKFISALSQEFDLTEENSFQTITFLANLLEYAPVSVSFNRAVPKTTTVVLKGEDGTSITLPAEKYGQYAFGKKVATGRYTVQVTLPTGYELLEDLVSLLVQPGRNNALRLSVVSKLALIAAVNQQKELVETSRYFNSSADKRKTYDQAFQVAQSALSSKLKQELIDGVLASLEAAGKALDGKDSNVTALKEAMKAYYATTKTGRYANAKEKVRRAYDRAFQEIALLAVDPKVKQDQIDQSLIALATAKSKLNGKATDFSSLKKLVKDERLFQEKNARFIYADKKEKAAYLLVFKEAQELLNDPGASQEDVKDAITALKQAKRNLHGKKPKAKRHP, from the coding sequence ATGAATAGACGACAACGTTTTTCATTACGGAAATACAAATTTGGTCTTGCTTCAGTTTTATTGGGAACTGCATTGGTTTTTGGAGCAAGTCAAGTCAGTGCCAATGAGCAGAGTACAGGTGAAAATCAAGCTCAAACTCAGGCAAACAAGACAGAGCTAAAAGACGATAAACACTCAAACTCTGCGACTGACCAAACCAATACTAATGGTATAGCTCCAGTAGTTGGAGAGAAACAAGAAGCTGAAACTTCTAAAGAGGATGCTAGTAAACAAGATGCTAAGGTAGAAGCTCCAGTTGATAAAACTGCTGAAGCCCAAGAATCAGGAAAAGATAGCACAGTTGCAAAAGAAGAAAATCAAGGTGTCGTTCAGAAAGAAACAACCGTAGATACCAGTCCAGCGCCTGCTACTGAGAAGGCTTCTGACTTTGAGAAAAAAGAGGCTCAAGTAACGACAGCTCCGAAAACTACTGGAGAAACAGCAACTACTGAAAAAGAACAAGAAAAAGCTGAGTCTCCAAAACCCAATAGTCTTTCAAGCAATGATATCATCACAGTACCGAAAACTTGGAAGGCTGGTTACAAGGGGACAGGGACGGTTGTTGCCATAATTGACTCTGGGCTTGATTTGAATCATGAGGTACTTCGAATTTCGGATCCGTCAAAAGCAAAATTTAAAAACAAGGAAGCTATCGAAGCAGCTAAAAAGGCTGCTGGAATCGACTACGGTAAATGGTATAGCGATAAGGTTGTCTATGCCTATGACTACTTTGACGGAACAGATAAGATCAAAGAAGCAGAAAGAACTTCTCATGGGATGCACGTAACAGGGATTGCAGCTGGAAACCCTGATAAAGAAGCACCGAATGGTGAAAAGGTCTATGGTGTGGCGCCAGAAGCCCAAGTCATGTTTATGCGTGTCTTTTCAGACCGCCAAAAAACGACAAGTTCGGCCCTTTATGTAAAAGCGATTGATGACGCAGTTGCCTTGGGAGCAGATGCCATCAATATGAGTTTGGGATCTAGCACTGGTTCGATGGTGGATGCTGGTTCTGATATCGTGGATGCCATCAAACGAGCCCGTGCCAAGGGAGTATCTGTTCTTATCTCAGCAGGAAATAGCAATACATTCGGAAATGGTTATTCAAAACCACTAGCCGAAAATCCAGACTATGGCTTGGTTGGAAATCCATCCACTGTTGAAGATTCGATTTCAGTTGCTTCTGTCAACAATAAAACATTGACAACAGCGGTTTTTGAAGTCAAAGGTCTAGAGGGAAATGCCGGCCTTCATAACGGCAAATTTGATTATAATCAACCTGAAGCAGATAAGGACTTTGAAAAAGGAAAAGAGTATGAATACGTCGAAGCAGGCTTAGGTCGTGAAGAAGACTTTGCGAAGTTGGATTTAACTGGGAAACTTGCCCTCATTCAGCGTGGAGCTATGAACTTTTCGGAGAAGATCAAAAATGCACGAAAACACGGTGCAGTTGGTGCTTTGATCTACAATAATGTAGAGGGTGCAAACATCAATATGGCTATTGATGATGAAGCAAAGAAAATTCCTTCTGTATTTATTTCTAAACAGTATGGCGAAGCCTTAAAATCAGGAAACTACAAGATTGTTTTTAATGGTAAGATGGATAATCGCCCTTCTGATGTAGCCAATCAACTATCTGACTTTTCAAGTTGGGGCGTGACTACTGATGGACAATTGAAACCAGACGTGACAGCTCCTGGTGGCAATATCTACTCATCCTTTAATGACAATACCTACGGTAGTATCAGCGGAACCAGTATGGCGGCTCCTCATGTTACGGGTGTTGCAGTTTTGGTTAAGGAATACCTTCAAAAATATCATCCAGAATTGACTCCTGAGCAAGTATCAGAGACTGTCAAGGCCTTGATCATGTCAACTGCAAAACCACATGTGAATAAGGACACAGGCACTTATACCTCTCCTCGTCAGCAAGGTTCTGGTATTGTGGATACAGCTGCTGCAGTTTCAACCGACCTCTATGTAACGGGTGAAAATGGTTATCCAAGTGTGACTTTAGGAAATGTTGGAGATCAATTTACTTTCAAGGTCACTGTACACAATATTTCAGATACTGACCGTACTCTCAAGATGGTAGTGAATACCAATACAGACGAAGTCCAAGATGGAAAATTCACCCTTCGACCTCGAAAACTAACGGAGATAGTCTGGCCAGAAGTGACGGTCAAAGCCCACAGCAGTCAAACAGTCACTGTTAAAGTAGATGCTCGAAAATTTGCTGCTGAACTCAGCAAACAAATGCCAAATGGCTATTTCCTTGAAGGTTTTGTTCGCTTTGTAGATCCAGCAGATGATGGGGATATTGTGAGTCTTGCATTTATGGGCTTCCGAGGTGAATTTCAAAATCTCCCCGCTGTCGAAAAACCAATTTACAACCTTGTTCGAGAAGGGAAAAATGGATTTTATACAGAGGTAGACAAGGAAAATCCTGCCGTTAACTACTCTAATGATGCAACCTATCTAGCAACCTTACAAAATGACCTTCTTGTTTCTAAAGGTCAACGCCAAGGACGCCGAATTACTGTTCTTGGGATTGAACAAAATGCTGAAGGTAAGCATGTTCTTCAGTTGGACGAAAAAGGGAATGTCCGTATTGCCATTTCTCCAAATGATGATGGAAACAAAGACCTAGTTGAATACAAGACGGTTGCTTTGAGAAATCTTGTAAATCTTCGGGCTACAGTTTATGCGGCTACGGATACTAAGCATGAACATCCTATTTGGGAGGGCGATGCAAAGGATCTTCGTAAGAATTATTTTGATGGTGACAGTAGAAATCTGAAGAGTTATATTCTAGATAATACTGCTTGGAGAGGTCAGGATTTTGATGGCAATACCGTTGCAGATGGTTTATATGACTATGTTATTAGTTACACACCAGATGTTCCAGGAGCCAAAGAACAATACACGACCTTTAAAATTCAAATTGATACTCAAAAACCTGTCATCACAAGTGGTTATATTCGCTTTAAAGGTGGAAACCAAGAATTCGTAGCTCGCAAACCAAAAGATGTGGGTCAAGGCGGTATCCTTTCAGAAAAAGTCTTCTACCTCACACCATTTGACCAGAAAGGGACCATGGTTCTAACTGGGAAAGACCAGTCTGGAACTCGTGCGCTTGAGAACACCCATCTGATTAAGGCCAATGCTGACGGTAGTTATACACTTCCTAAGAATGTTGACAAGGCTAATATTTACTATCTTGTTGAGGACTATGCAGGAAATGTAGACTATATCTCACTTGCTGAACTGGTGCGCGATCAAAATAGTGGTCGAGTGAAAATTGCCTTGAAGGACGCAAAAACAAACCAGGATATTGATACCCTCTACGTCTATCGAATCAAAAATAGCAAGGGGGAATATGTTGATGTTGACAAGACAAAAGCGATTCATTTCTTACAGTTTGGTCATTATACAGCAGAAATTTTCAGTTATGATCGAACAGAATTGAAATTTATCAGTGCCTTGTCCCAAGAGTTTGACTTGACGGAAGAGAATAGTTTCCAAACCATTACCTTCCTAGCAAATCTCCTAGAATATGCACCTGTGTCTGTTTCCTTCAATCGAGCAGTTCCAAAGACGACTACAGTAGTTTTGAAAGGAGAAGATGGGACAAGTATCACTCTTCCTGCTGAAAAATACGGTCAATACGCCTTTGGTAAGAAAGTTGCTACAGGTCGTTATACTGTACAAGTCACCTTGCCAACTGGATATGAACTCCTTGAAGATCTCGTTTCCTTGCTCGTTCAGCCAGGTCGAAATAATGCTTTGCGTCTATCTGTTGTGTCTAAGTTGGCCTTGATTGCTGCGGTAAATCAACAAAAAGAACTGGTAGAAACGTCTCGTTACTTTAATAGTAGTGCAGATAAGAGAAAAACTTATGACCAAGCTTTCCAAGTGGCGCAGTCAGCCTTGTCAAGCAAGTTGAAACAAGAATTGATTGATGGCGTTCTCGCTAGTCTTGAAGCTGCTGGTAAAGCTTTGGATGGAAAAGATTCGAACGTTACAGCCTTGAAAGAAGCTATGAAAGCTTACTATGCAACGACTAAAACTGGACGATATGCTAATGCCAAGGAAAAAGTACGTCGAGCTTATGATCGTGCCTTCCAAGAAATTGCCTTACTAGCTGTAGATCCTAAAGTTAAACAGGATCAAATTGACCAATCTCTCATTGCCCTAGCAACAGCTAAAAGCAAACTAAATGGCAAAGCTACTGACTTCTCTAGTCTGAAGAAACTGGTCAAAGATGAACGCCTTTTCCAAGAAAAGAACGCGAGATTTATCTATGCTGACAAGAAAGAAAAAGCAGCTTATCTTCTAGTCTTTAAAGAAGCACAGGAACTCCTTAATGATCCAGGAGCGAGCCAAGAAGATGTCAAAGATGCCATTACAGCATTGAAACAAGCCAAGAGAAATTTACATGGCAAAAAACCAAAAGCGAAAAGACATCCTTAA
- the ezrA gene encoding septation ring formation regulator EzrA, which yields MSNGQLIYLMVAIAVILILAYVIAIFLRKRNVSRLTALEERKEELYNLPVNDEVEAVKNMHLIGQSQVTFREWNQKWVDLSLNSFADIENHLFEAESYNNSFRFFKATHKLDQIESQIGLIEEDIAAIRNALSELEKQESKNSGRVLHALDLFESLQHTVAEDSEKYGKALPEIEKQLENIQSEFSQFVTLNSSGDPVEAAAILDSTENHILALTHIVERIPALVEALTKELPDQLADLEEGYRKLLDANYHFTETDIESRFQLLHESLKNNQENIRQLELDNAEYENNRIQEEINALYNIFTREIAAQKVVESLLSTLPTYLNHLKENNQVLVQDLERLTKTYLLPESDGNHVRRLQAELAALDKAIMEVTEDQGESTQAYSALEEQLEMLQSNLKDIEDEQISVSERLAQIEKDDLNARQRANVYVNRLHTIKRYMEKRNLPGIPQSFLKLFFTASHNTEDLMAELEQPQVNIESVKRVLEIATNDMEALETETYDIVQYATLTEQLLQYSNRYRSFDERIQEAFNEALEIFEKEFDYQASFEKISQALEVAEPGVTNRFVTSYEKTREAIRF from the coding sequence ATGTCTAATGGACAACTAATTTATCTAATGGTTGCGATTGCAGTCATTCTGATCTTAGCTTATGTAATAGCCATCTTTTTACGTAAGCGTAATGTAAGCAGATTAACGGCCCTTGAAGAAAGAAAAGAAGAACTCTACAACCTTCCTGTAAATGATGAGGTTGAAGCCGTTAAAAATATGCACTTGATTGGTCAAAGTCAGGTAACCTTCCGTGAATGGAACCAAAAATGGGTTGATTTATCTCTGAACTCATTTGCTGATATTGAAAATCACCTCTTTGAAGCTGAAAGCTACAACAATTCTTTCCGTTTCTTTAAGGCAACACACAAACTTGATCAAATTGAGAGCCAAATCGGCTTGATTGAAGAAGACATTGCTGCTATTCGTAATGCTCTCTCAGAACTTGAAAAGCAAGAATCTAAGAATAGTGGCCGTGTCCTTCATGCCTTGGACTTGTTTGAATCCCTTCAACATACCGTTGCAGAAGATTCGGAGAAATATGGTAAGGCCCTTCCTGAGATTGAGAAGCAATTGGAAAACATCCAATCTGAATTCTCTCAATTCGTTACCTTGAACTCATCAGGTGACCCAGTTGAAGCGGCAGCAATTCTTGATTCAACAGAAAATCATATTCTTGCTTTAACACACATCGTTGAGCGAATTCCAGCTCTTGTTGAAGCCTTGACAAAAGAACTGCCAGACCAATTAGCAGATTTGGAAGAAGGCTATCGCAAGCTGTTGGATGCCAACTATCATTTTACAGAAACAGATATCGAGTCTCGTTTCCAACTTTTGCATGAATCTTTGAAAAATAATCAAGAAAATATTCGTCAGTTGGAATTGGACAATGCAGAGTATGAAAATAATCGTATTCAAGAAGAAATCAACGCACTTTACAATATCTTCACTCGTGAAATTGCAGCTCAAAAAGTGGTTGAAAGTCTTCTTTCGACATTACCAACTTATCTCAATCATTTGAAAGAAAATAATCAGGTGCTTGTTCAAGACCTTGAACGCTTGACTAAAACCTACCTTCTTCCTGAAAGTGATGGCAATCATGTTCGTCGTCTTCAAGCAGAATTGGCTGCACTTGATAAGGCAATCATGGAAGTGACAGAGGATCAAGGTGAGTCAACACAAGCCTACTCTGCTCTTGAAGAACAGTTGGAAATGCTTCAAAGCAACCTCAAGGATATTGAGGATGAGCAAATCTCTGTTAGCGAACGACTTGCGCAAATCGAAAAAGACGACCTCAATGCTCGCCAAAGAGCAAATGTCTATGTGAACCGTTTGCATACGATCAAACGTTACATGGAGAAGAGAAACTTGCCAGGAATCCCTCAAAGTTTCTTGAAACTTTTCTTTACTGCAAGTCATAACACTGAAGATTTGATGGCAGAGTTAGAACAACCACAAGTCAATATTGAATCGGTTAAACGCGTTCTTGAAATTGCAACAAATGATATGGAAGCACTTGAAACAGAAACCTATGATATCGTTCAATATGCGACCTTGACGGAGCAACTCTTGCAATACTCAAACCGTTACCGTTCATTCGATGAGCGTATCCAAGAGGCCTTTAACGAAGCGCTTGAAATTTTTGAAAAAGAGTTTGACTACCAGGCATCATTTGAAAAAATTTCACAAGCATTGGAAGTTGCTGAACCAGGGGTTACAAACCGTTTTGTAACTTCATATGAAAAAACACGTGAAGCGATTCGTTTTTAA
- the gyrB gene encoding DNA topoisomerase (ATP-hydrolyzing) subunit B: protein MTEEIKNQQAQDYDASQIQVLEGLEAVRMRPGMYIGSTSKEGLHHLVWEIVDNSIDEALAGFASHIQVFIEPDNSITVVDDGRGIPVDIQEKTGRPAVETVFTVLHAGGKFGGGGYKVSGGLHGVGSSVVNALSTQLDVHVHKNGKIHYQEYRRGHVVADLEVVGDTDKTGTTVHFTPDPEIFTETTTFDFEKLNKRIQELAFLNRGLRISITDKREGLEQTKHYHYEGGIASYVEYINENKDVIFDTPIYTDGEMDDITVEVAMQYTTGYHENVMSFANNIHTHEGGTHEQGFRTALTRVINDYARKNKLLKDNEDNLTGEDVREGLTAVISVKHPNPQFEGQTKTKLGNSEVVKITNRLFSDAFSDFLMENPQIAKRIVEKGILAAKARVAAKRAREVTRKKSGLEISNLPGKLADCSSNNPAETELFIVEGDSAGGSAKSGRNREFQAILPIRGKILNVEKASMDKILSNEEIRSLFTAMGTGFGAEFDVTKARYQKLVLMTDADVDGAHIRTLLLTLIYRYMKPILEAGYVYIAQPPIYGVKVGSEIKEYIQPGADQEIKLQEALALHSEGRSKPTIQRYKGLGEMDDHQLWETTMDPEHRLMARVSVDDAAEADKIFDMLMGDRVEPRREFIEENAVYSTLDV from the coding sequence ATGACAGAAGAAATCAAAAATCAACAGGCACAGGATTATGATGCCAGTCAAATTCAAGTTTTGGAGGGACTTGAAGCTGTTCGTATGCGTCCAGGTATGTATATTGGATCGACTTCAAAAGAAGGCCTTCACCATCTAGTATGGGAAATCGTTGATAACTCAATTGACGAGGCTCTAGCTGGATTTGCCAGTCACATCCAAGTCTTTATAGAGCCAGATAACTCCATCACCGTTGTGGATGATGGGCGTGGAATTCCTGTTGATATTCAGGAAAAGACAGGACGTCCCGCTGTTGAGACCGTCTTTACAGTCCTTCACGCTGGAGGGAAATTCGGCGGTGGCGGATACAAGGTTTCAGGTGGATTGCACGGTGTAGGTTCATCAGTAGTAAACGCTCTTTCAACTCAACTAGATGTTCATGTCCACAAAAACGGTAAGATTCATTACCAAGAATACCGTCGTGGTCATGTAGTTGCTGATCTTGAGGTCGTTGGAGATACAGATAAAACTGGAACAACAGTTCACTTCACACCGGATCCAGAGATTTTTACAGAAACAACGACCTTTGATTTTGAAAAATTAAACAAACGTATTCAAGAACTAGCCTTTTTGAACCGAGGTCTTCGAATCTCCATCACAGATAAGCGTGAAGGTCTCGAACAGACTAAACATTATCACTATGAGGGCGGGATTGCTAGCTATGTTGAATATATCAACGAGAACAAGGATGTGATCTTTGATACACCAATCTACACAGACGGTGAGATGGATGATATCACAGTTGAAGTAGCTATGCAGTACACAACTGGTTACCACGAAAACGTCATGAGTTTCGCCAATAACATTCACACCCATGAAGGTGGTACGCATGAGCAAGGTTTCCGTACAGCACTGACACGTGTTATCAATGATTATGCTCGCAAAAATAAGCTACTAAAAGACAATGAAGACAACCTAACAGGGGAAGATGTCCGTGAAGGATTGACTGCAGTTATCTCTGTTAAGCATCCAAATCCGCAGTTTGAAGGACAAACCAAGACCAAACTGGGCAATAGCGAAGTAGTCAAGATTACCAATCGCCTCTTCAGCGATGCCTTCTCTGATTTTCTCATGGAAAATCCACAGATTGCCAAGCGTATCGTGGAAAAAGGAATTTTGGCTGCCAAGGCTCGTGTGGCTGCCAAGCGTGCGCGTGAAGTCACTCGCAAGAAATCTGGTTTGGAAATTTCCAATCTTCCAGGAAAACTAGCAGACTGTTCTTCAAATAATCCTGCTGAAACCGAACTCTTCATCGTCGAAGGAGACTCGGCTGGTGGATCAGCTAAATCTGGTCGTAACCGTGAGTTCCAAGCTATCTTACCAATTCGTGGTAAAATTTTGAACGTTGAAAAGGCTAGCATGGATAAAATTCTTTCCAACGAAGAAATTCGGAGCCTTTTCACAGCCATGGGAACAGGATTTGGTGCAGAATTTGATGTTACTAAGGCTCGTTACCAAAAACTCGTTTTGATGACCGATGCCGATGTTGATGGAGCCCACATTCGAACTCTCTTGCTAACCTTGATTTACCGTTACATGAAACCAATCCTAGAAGCTGGTTATGTTTATATTGCCCAACCACCGATTTATGGGGTTAAAGTTGGAAGTGAGATCAAAGAATACATTCAACCAGGTGCAGATCAAGAAATTAAACTCCAAGAAGCCTTAGCACTTCATAGTGAAGGGCGTTCAAAACCAACCATCCAACGTTATAAAGGTTTGGGAGAAATGGATGACCACCAATTGTGGGAAACAACCATGGATCCTGAACATCGCTTGATGGCGCGTGTTTCGGTAGATGATGCTGCCGAAGCAGATAAAATCTTTGATATGTTGATGGGAGATCGAGTAGAACCTCGTCGCGAATTTATCGAAGAAAACGCGGTTTATAGTACACTTGACGTCTAA
- the pgdA gene encoding peptidoglycan-N-acetylglucosamine deacetylase PgdA: protein MKKNRAKRVSHDKTRRLLLSLVGILGIATILLGSAIGYKLLQKQSYEQKIEALKSEKDQQFNSGSQKDHFRKGQAEVIAYYPLQGEEVIASVREKINQDIKEKLEDKEDLVFYYTEQLDPVLKGVVARNISKQIYDLSASKVEEKEKTSLGKIFLTEDGKDFNLSKLFKDASKAKELLLSQIKTTLEDKKLDQTKIDQVVKNFTDQDLASWSFDYKDSQIILYPANPGETVEEIALPISSFFDVIESSYLLEKDAELYQAYFAKKNKKVVALTFDDGPNPTTTPQALDTLAKYGVKATFFVLGKNISGNENLLKRMKSEGHVVGNHSWDHPVLSKLSLEDAKKQITDTEDLLTQVLGSSSKLMRPPYGAITDDIRNGLDLSFIMWDVDSLDWKSKNEAAILTEIQHQVRNGSIILMHDIHGPSVNSLPSVIEYLKGEGYTFVTVPELLNSRLKAHEIYYDRDQ from the coding sequence ATGAAAAAAAATAGAGCGAAACGTGTTTCTCACGATAAAACGAGAAGGCTATTGCTTTCCCTTGTTGGAATCTTAGGAATTGCTACGATTCTATTAGGGAGTGCTATTGGTTATAAGCTGTTACAAAAGCAATCTTACGAACAAAAAATTGAAGCGCTAAAAAGCGAAAAGGACCAGCAATTCAACTCAGGTAGTCAGAAGGACCATTTCCGAAAAGGTCAAGCTGAGGTGATTGCCTACTACCCTCTGCAAGGAGAGGAAGTCATTGCGTCTGTTAGAGAAAAAATCAACCAGGATATCAAAGAAAAGCTGGAAGATAAAGAGGATTTGGTCTTTTATTATACTGAGCAGTTGGATCCTGTCTTAAAGGGAGTTGTTGCTCGTAATATCAGCAAGCAAATCTACGATTTGTCTGCATCAAAGGTTGAAGAAAAAGAAAAGACCTCCTTAGGGAAAATTTTCTTGACCGAAGATGGGAAAGATTTTAACCTCAGTAAACTCTTCAAGGATGCAAGCAAGGCTAAGGAACTCTTGCTGAGTCAAATCAAAACAACTCTAGAAGATAAGAAACTTGACCAGACAAAAATTGATCAGGTTGTCAAAAACTTCACAGATCAGGATTTGGCATCTTGGAGTTTTGATTATAAAGATAGTCAAATTATCCTTTATCCTGCTAACCCTGGAGAGACTGTTGAGGAAATTGCTTTACCAATATCCAGTTTCTTTGATGTCATTGAGTCCTCTTATCTATTAGAAAAGGATGCTGAACTCTACCAAGCTTACTTTGCAAAGAAAAATAAAAAGGTTGTAGCCTTGACCTTTGACGATGGTCCAAATCCGACTACAACTCCACAAGCCTTGGATACCTTGGCTAAGTACGGTGTAAAGGCAACCTTCTTTGTACTTGGAAAAAACATTTCAGGTAATGAAAATCTTCTGAAACGAATGAAATCAGAAGGCCATGTTGTGGGAAATCATAGCTGGGATCATCCTGTCCTTTCTAAATTATCCCTCGAAGATGCTAAAAAGCAAATCACCGATACAGAAGATTTGCTAACTCAAGTTTTAGGATCAAGCTCTAAACTGATGCGCCCACCTTATGGTGCCATCACTGATGATATTCGAAACGGCCTTGACTTAAGCTTTATCATGTGGGATGTGGATAGTTTGGACTGGAAGAGTAAGAATGAAGCTGCTATTTTGACAGAGATTCAGCACCAAGTTCGCAATGGTTCTATCATTCTTATGCATGATATCCATGGTCCTTCTGTTAATTCTCTACCAAGTGTTATTGAGTATTTAAAGGGTGAAGGATATACCTTTGTGACTGTTCCTGAATTGCTCAATTCTCGCTTGAAAGCTCACGAGATCTATTACGATCGTGATCAATAA